In Deinococcus maricopensis DSM 21211, one genomic interval encodes:
- a CDS encoding GNAT family N-acetyltransferase, with protein sequence MPTPDVPGTLRTARLLLRGPRVQDAAALHAAIHASLPELQPWMTWAQTPPDLPGAAQNLANAAHHFQTRESLRYLVWDAAGTTLIGSSGYHALDWRVPKGELGYWIATAHTGHGYATEVARALTDLALGPLGFRRLEIRCDSRNERSARIPRALGYTLDATFRHDDVAANDPTQLRDTLVFARVP encoded by the coding sequence ATGCCAACGCCCGACGTGCCCGGCACCCTCCGCACCGCGAGGCTGCTGCTCCGCGGCCCACGCGTGCAGGACGCCGCGGCCCTGCACGCCGCCATCCACGCCTCCCTCCCCGAACTGCAACCCTGGATGACCTGGGCGCAGACCCCTCCTGACCTCCCCGGCGCCGCCCAGAACCTCGCGAACGCCGCGCACCACTTCCAGACGCGCGAATCCCTCCGGTACCTCGTATGGGACGCCGCCGGCACCACCCTGATCGGCAGCAGCGGCTACCACGCCCTCGACTGGCGCGTCCCCAAAGGCGAACTCGGGTACTGGATCGCCACCGCCCACACCGGCCACGGCTACGCCACCGAAGTCGCCCGCGCCCTCACCGACCTCGCCCTGGGCCCCCTCGGGTTCCGGCGTCTCGAGATCCGCTGCGACAGCCGCAACGAACGCAGCGCCCGCATTCCCCGCGCGCTCGGGTACACCCTCGACGCGACCTTCCGCCACGACGACGTCGCCGCGAACGACCCCACCCAGCTGCGCGACACGCTCGTGTTCGCCCGCGTGCCGTAA